In Pseudophryne corroboree isolate aPseCor3 chromosome 7, aPseCor3.hap2, whole genome shotgun sequence, a single window of DNA contains:
- the LOC134944131 gene encoding paraneoplastic antigen Ma1 homolog, which yields MEKFTGEDISAWCQRKKKDPKKCLSVGGNFSEVSDEEIMERLARLYGIIRPRVVDKWMGGLGRVAAVLIETENELETDVIPLIVVANEETGKRWNVMWPSIRGDEETATSAHISVPPLDNPNRGERNSGGEGGDTQDTGANATGGQFEVIMDRVVTQLERWHYEGSYRRLRIFSGILPVPSGEETYEAWKEAAVQQVEEWQCPDKIKRQRVVESLRGPAMGIIQAARRSNPNATLETFFEALDYAYGTLEDVGDLTSRLHHTFQEPTEKLSAFLIRLAKLLYKIVDKGGIVRDDVDRSRMKQLLRGALTTDPVAQKLRCSGVKEPFPTFNELLKEVKQEEVLIEMREKTVKKVKVIQPVVENNAFEEKILKLMDEQNKKIDKFIATQTVNTSPQISNDSSPVRGLGRGSNNFNRGCFRCGRTGHRAFECNLNRNWNRNTDHASGGNQNTESSGSGNGRGRSVGPSQAP from the coding sequence ATGGAAAAGTTTACTGGGGAAGATATCAGTGCGTGGTGTCAAAGGAAGAAAAAAGATCCCAAGAAATGTTTAAGTGTGGGAGGGAATTTTTCGGAAGTCTCTGATGAGGAGATAATGGAAAGGTTAGCCAGATTATATGGAATAATTAGGCCAAGGGTGGTAGATAAATGGATGGGAGGATTGGGAAGAGTAGCTGCAGTACTGATAGAAACAGAAAATGAATTGGAGACTGATGTAATACCATTGATAGTAGTAGCCAATGAAGAGACGGGTAAGAGGTGGAATGTGATGTGGCCTAGCATACGGGGGGACGAAGAAACAGCAACTAGTGCACATATATCAGTGCCCCCTCTAGACAACCCTAATAGAGGTGAGAGGAATAGTGGTGGTGAAGGGGGTGACACTCAGGATACTGGTGCAAATGCCACTGGTGGACAGTTTGAGGTCATAATGGATAGAGTGGTCACTCAGTTAGAAAGGTGGCATTATGAAGGGAGTTATAGGCGGTTACGGATTTTTTCCGGGATTCTACCTGTACCATCAGGAGAGGAGACATATGAGGCCTGGAAAGAAGCGGCGGTACAACAAGTGGAAGAATGGCAGTGCCCAGATAAGATCAAGAGACAGAGGGTAGTAGAAAGCTTGAGAGGGCCGGCTATGGGAATTATACAAGCTGCTAGACGTAGTAATCCTAATGCTACTTTAGAAACATTCTTTGAGGCATTAGATTATGCATATGGCACTCTTGAAGATGTGGGAGACCTCACCTCTAGGTTACACCACACGTTCCAAGAACCAACGGAAAAGCTGAGTGCATTCTTGATTAGGTTAGCCAAGCTACTATATAAGATAGTGGATAAAGGAGGTATAGTAAGGGATGATGTGGACAGAAGTCGGATGAAACAGTTACTGCGGGGTGCCTTGACCACCGACCCAGTAGCTCAGAAATTAAGATGTTCAGGAgttaaagaaccctttcctacctTTAATGAATTGTTAAAAGAAGTCAAACAAGAAGAGGTATTAATAGAAATGAGAGAGAAAACGGTAAAGAAAGTCAAGGTAATACAACCGGTAGTGGAAAACAATGCATTTGAAGAGAAAATATTAAAGTTGATGGACGAACAAAATAAGAAAATTGACAAATTCATTGCAACACAGACTGTGAATACTTCTCCACAAATATCCAACGACAGTAGCCCCGTAAGAGGGTTAGGTAGAGGGAGTAACAACTTTAATAGAGGATGTTTTAGATGTGGGAGAACAGGACATCGGGCCTTTGAATGCAACTTGAATAGAAATTGGAATCGAAATACTGACCATGCTTCAGGTGGTAACCAGAATACGGAAAGTTCGGGGTCGGGAAACGGACGGGGGCGGTCTGTGGGCCCCTCACAGGCCCCCTAG